In the Pogona vitticeps strain Pit_001003342236 chromosome 2, PviZW2.1, whole genome shotgun sequence genome, TTAAAGTTGTCCGAGTTGTTATTAGCCCATTTTTTCAATCCTTGATCCAGTGGTTTAGGATGGATCTGTCAGGATTTGGtgacagtagaaatacgcagagttattgaagacacaagttcttcttttgttgcaagacggttgtatttacaaatatttacagttatttacaggcaggcttctcaacagcatggcaggaaatttTTATACAATCTGAcataatgcatggcagcaagtggtggaggaggaagagaaagacataaAGACactgtccacttatatacatgtacatggcatttttagtccaatcagaagacagatgacttaatcctttgcacctggtcttcttcttgtttcaagacattgcatcatctccagagtgattcagcattctcacatctgtgcacaatggcagctcgttaatgatacacttatacatgttcGTTTGtttcgtcgtgtccgactcttcgtgaccccatggaccagagcacgccaggccctcctatcttccactgcctcccggagttgtgtcagattcatcttggttgcttcggtgacactttccagccatctcatcctcggtcgtccccttctcctcttgccatcacactttcctaacatcaaggttttttacAAGGAGACTTTTCTTCTcctgaaatggccaaagtactggagcctcagcttcaggatctgtccttccagtgagcactcagggttgattttctttagacttgataggtttgttctccttgcagtccaagggactctcaagagcctcctgcagcaccacaattcaaaggcatcaattcttcggcggtctgccttcattatggtccagctctcacttccatacatcacaacaggaaaaaccctagctttgactattcggacttatgttggtaaggtgatgtctctgcttttcaagatgctgtcaagatttgtcatcactttcctcccaagaagcaggcgtcttttaatttcgtggctgctgtctccatctgcagtgatcatggagcccaggaaaataaaatctgtcactgcctccatgttttccccttctatttcccaggaggtgatgggaccagtggccatgatcttagttttttgatgttgagtttcagactgttttttacactgtcctctttcacccgcattacaagtttctttaattcctcctcactttctgccattagagtggtatcatctgcatatcggaggttgttgatatttcttccggcaatcttaattccggcttgggattccttcagtccagccttccgcatgatgtattctgcatataagttaaataagctaggggacaatatacagccttgtcgtactcctttcccaattttgaaccaatcagttgttccatagtcagttctaactgttgcttcctgtcccacatataggtttctcaggagacagataaggtggtcaggcactcccatttctttaagaacttgccatagtttgctgtggtccacacagtcaaaggcttttgcatagtcaatgaaacagaagtagatgtttttctggaactctttggctttctccataatccagcgcatgttagcaatttggtctcgagttcgtctgctccttcgaaatccagcttgcacttctgggagctctcggtctacatactgctgaagcctaccttggaggattttgagcataaccttgctagcgtgtgaaatgagtgcaattgtacggtagttggaacattctttggcactgcccttctttgggattgggatgtaaattgatcttttccaatcctctggccactgttgggttttccagacttgctggcatattgaatgtagcaccttaacagcatcatctttcaagattttaaatagttcaactggaatgccatcacctccactggccttgttgttagccaggctttctaaggcccacttgacttcgctctccaggatgtctggctcaaggtcagcaactacattgtctgggttgtccgggatatccacatctttctggtataattcctctgtgtattcttgccacggCTTCTTGacatcttttgcttctgttaggtccctcccatttttgtcctttatcatgtccatctttgtgcaaaatgttcctctaatatctccaattttcctgaacagatctctggtttttccttttctgttattttcctctatttctttgcattgttcatttaagaaggccctcttgtctctccttgctattctttggaagtctgcattcaattttctgtaacttaccctatctcccttgcattttgcttcccttctcctctctgctatttctaaggcctcgttggacagccactttgctttcttgcatttccttttctttgggatggttttcgttgctgtctcctggacaatgttacgagcctctatccaaagttcttcaggcactctgtccaccaaatctagttccttaaatctgttctttacttccactatgtattcataaggaatttggtttagattatacctgagtggcccagtggtttttcctactctcttcagtctgagcttgaattttgctatgagaagctgatgctCAGAGGCACATTCAGCTcccagtcttgtttttgctgactgtatagagcttctccatctctggctgcagagaatataatcaatctgatttcgatattgcccatctggtgatttccatgtatagagtcgcctcttgtgttgttggaaaagagtgtttgtgatgaccagcttgttctcttgacaaaactctattagcctttgtcctgcttcgttttgaactccaaggccaaacttccctgttgttccttttatctcttggctccctactttagcattccagtcccctagaatgagaagaacatctttctttggtgtcagttctagaaggtgttgtaaatcttcataaaactgttcaatttcagtctcctcagcaatggtggttggtgcataaacttggattattgtgatgttgaaaggtctgccttgcatttctattgacatcattctatcatttttgagattgtatcccattacagctttccccactcttttgttgactatgaaggctactccattccttctacgggattcttgcccacagtagtagatgtgataatcatctgagctgaatttgcccattcctatccattttagttcgctgatgcctaggatgtcgatgtttattcttgccatctccagtttgaccacctccagcttcccaaggttcatagatcttacattccaggttcctatgcagtatttttctttgcagcattggactttccttttacttccaggcacgtccacagctgagcgtcctttcggctttgacacaaccacttcattagctctggagctacttgtacttgtcctccgctcttcctcagtagcatgttggacgccttccgacctgaggggcccatcttgcagcgtcatatcttttagccttttgtttcttttcatgtggttttcttggcaaagatactggagtggcttgccagttcctactccaggtggattgcgtttagtcggaattctccactatgtcctgtcagtcttgggtgtccctgcatggcatagcccatagcttctctgagttactcaagccccttcaccacgacaaggcagcaatccatgaagggccttattggatacagacctggcattcaacaacacgaGGCGTAGAGTGGTCCGGCCGCCACACAGGTGTGGAAGAATCAAACAGGACACAAAGATAAGGGCCAAATGGGTTCCAAAGTGACACAGTCAGCCGTGATGTattttatgaaaaacaaaatgtcctCCAATACAAGGGTTACACAGCCAATCgccatacagtacagtggtgcctcgtataacaagtgcctcgtataacgaggaatccacataacgatggcttttttgcgatggCTTTTGCGATTGCGTACCGATGTtgcctgtgatgagatgggtttttaagttaaaatcttttaaaggcatatgggttttgtaattatgaagtgagccagagaggttccattttgtttctttgtatataatatctgtgctatgctgacaagttgttttctaggcgagcagagagcatgttattctgaaggcctgagaaggactctgtgtgataagatagatggaaattgttgtgactctttgagaaaccaccgtaacccaaataacatctgctgtgtatgagaaagaattcatgtgatgtaacaggactgtttgcctagtaacggaccctgattggatgacatcgtgggaaggtgcattaggcccttgccagttactcttgaaaaaggaactttttacctatggactttgtctttccaagaccgacctttcagtgattcgtgacctacatttcagccatatgggacttaccctgatgtcttgagagagtgtgtggtggcctacctacatggactggtttctatgctttgctggattgcttttggacttatgggattttacctaaggactgtacatggactattttctatggactgttacctatggaatattctttatggacttcttttcttggaatactccatatggactatgctcttgtaatttagtaaggactatggtatatttactggatttttcttttctaaggactatgggacatataatggatttttacttttgtttaggggtttttattctataggatcactgaggactatagccttgttataaccaacttggattattttgtttactaatgatttcttggactggaactgtttttattctttttaatggctttttgggtttttgaatacttttctatttttcatgttttctttgcctcactacaactgtgtaactaaacagcacaatgctagtttatttgttttggtttaatttggcttagtaacatgctttttctttaataaaataaagaatataaaactcatttggtttcctgaacagtacacttgccatagggtcatctgagagtgctgcctcggcctagcttacttagagtcctgtcagtggtgcaagttaagtctaaggactacaaagcccacttgacctgttcacaataatatctgagagtaccagggtgttcttatgtgggcagacttgtgagaaggagtgttgtagcatggctggctgaattggactctttcagctcattttagcatgtgcaaactcctgattgctctctgtccaagcgtacacgtgtgttttcgaacccgtgttcgtcacattgcctatggggaaaaattgctttgcgatgttttccgcATAGGCACCATTTGCCAGCTCAACAAGCGGGCGTTCGCTTGGGAGGAGGtaggggaatcttcccacctcctcctgcccgatcgccggcctgtcagcaggctgaaaacccggcgttcgctcaggaggaggtgggggaatcttcccacctcctcctgcccgatcgccggcctgtcagctggctgaaaacccggcgttcgctcgggaggaagtgggggaatcttcccacctacTCCTGCCCGAttgccggcctgtcagccggctgaacaAGCAGGCATTCGCttgagaggaggtgggggaatcttcccacctcctcctgcctgatcgccggcctgtcagccagCTGAAAATctggcgttcgctcgggaggaggtgggggaatcttcccacctcctcctgcccaatCGCCGGcgtcttagccggctgaagtccggctatgcttccgaccctccccccatggcttggatccgagccacggggggagggtggcgggatccggatgcctttcaggcatgcCGGGCTTGGATCctcccgccgccggttacccatggcttgggtaaccggcagggggtgagatccaagcccgggatgcctgaaaggcatccggaccccccactCTTCCCCTGCGGCTTGGATctgagccgcggcggctaccccagccatggccggactctagggagtccagccatggctgaggtagccaccgcgggtcagatccaagccgcgggggagggagaaaactggataatccgttcctattagaacggattatacggttttcaatgcatctctatgggaaaactcatttcacttaacgatgttttcccataacgatgtttttttacaACCAAtgaacctcgctatgcgaggcaccactgtatatgaacctACATAACATATCTTcttactgagcatgctcagggtAATAGAACATTACCATATATGGCATATAACATAAGTTTCCTAGCTTGCTGGTGTATGCAACTGCTTCACTTAAACAGAATGGCATACTCCCTAACATAATAGCCTTTTATAAATTCTACGTCCCATCCGTTTCGTGGActtgtcctttctcttctccctctgaataataatctctgcagactttgtcagTTCCCAGCATCTACCACTAACTTCTCTTTACCCGTTCTTGAGTCAAATAATCTAGCTGCATTCATCCACTTTCACacttcctttctaacactgtcctttccccccttgttattcatttttgcttttaaaaaatccttaaatTCAATTATTTGGCTCCTCTTTAATCAAGTTTGAGGAATTCCTTTCTGATTTTCTGGAAACTTAAGTATaatcattggggagaatttgCGAAGGAAAAAAGTTAACATAACTTATTTTGAATTCTATGTACTTACGTGGGTGTGGAAATGATCCTCCCTTCATGACTCCTTGCTCCATATGGTCCCTCACTCAAGAGCCCATCCAACCTCAAGCCCAAAGGAATAATCTCCAGTCTGGCATCATCCCCTCCCCTGgttctcttccctcacctttttggctttctttccttcctactctGTGACTCAGGTGGAACCCGGACACATCATTCCTTATTCGTGCAGATTTTGGATgtgattgttttcttctttttctattctaCTAGATGATGAACAGGCGGAGAATTGCCCGGCAACATCTGGGAAAACCTGGTCAGGAACTCACAATCAAGCAggaaaacagagaattgaaaatagGAATGGGCAAGCATGGACTTTACATGGAAGGACTGAtgcaggagagaaaccacataaatgcatgtcacctcaATAGACATAAAAGAACATATGAAGGGGAGAAAatgtatccatgtatggaatgtggaaagagcttcagtcagagtactatccttaggtcacatcaaagaactcacattggggagataccacatacatgcatggaatgtggaaagagcttcgtTCGCAGTAGCAATCTTAGGctacatcaaaggagtcacactggggagaaaccacataaatgcttggaatgtggaaagagctttagtcagagtggtcaccttaggttacatcaaaggactcacactggggagaaaccacataaatgcatggaatgtggaaagagcttcagtcagagtggtcagcttcggttacatcaaaggactcacactggggagaaaccatatacatgcttggaatgtggaaagagctttagtgacagccgtgcccttaggtcacatggAATCACACACACTGGGAAGAACCcacatcaatgcatggaatgtggaaagagcttcagtcagagtggtcaccttaggttgcatgaaaggactcacactggggagaaaccacataaatgcatggaatgtggaaagagcttcagtcagagtggtcaccttaggttacatcaaaggactcacactggggaaaaaccacataaatgcatggaatgtggaaagagcttcagtcagagtggtcaccttaggttacatcaaaggacccatagtggggaaaaaccacataaatgcatgaaatgtggaaagagctttagtcggactGGTGAACTTAGATCACATGAacgaactcatactggggagaaaccatataaatgcacggaatgtgaaaagagctttagtcacagtagcgatcttaggttacatcaaaggactcacactggggagaaaccacataaatgcatggaatgtggaaaaagc is a window encoding:
- the LOC110070836 gene encoding uncharacterized protein LOC110070836 isoform X2, whose translation is MMNRRRIARQHLGKPGQELTIKQENRELKIGMGKHGLYMEGLMQERNHINACHLNRHKRTYEGEKMYPCMECGKSFSQSTILRSHQRTHIGEIPHTCMECGKSFVRSSNLRLHQRSHTGEKPHKCLECGKSFSQSGHLRLHQRTHTGEKPHKCMECGKSFSQSGQLRLHQRTHTGEKPYTCLECGKSFSDSRALRSHGITHTGKNPHQCMECGKSFSQSGHLRLHERTHTGEKPHKCMECGKSFSQSGHLRLHQRTHTGEKPHKCMECGKSFSQSGHLRLHQRTHSGEKPHKCMKCGKSFSRTGELRSHERTHTGEKPYKCTECEKSFSHSSDLRLHQRTHTGEKPHKCMECGKSFSQSGHLRLHQRTHTGEKPHKCMECGKSFNRSSNLRLHQKTHTGEKPHKCMECGKSFSHCCSLKVHRRTHTGEKPHKCMECGKSFTHSGNLRLHQRIHTGEKPHKCLECEKSFSQSSHLRLHQRTHTGEKPHKCMICGKSFSNSGVLKVHQRTHTGEKPYICMKCGKSFRYSGVLKLHQRTHTGEKPHKCMECGKRFSESSHLRIHQRTHTGEKPYKCIHCGKSFSHSGVLRLHQRIHTGEKPYKCLACDKSFSQSGHLRLHQRTHTGEKPHKCMECGKSFSDSSALRLHHKNHTG